In Clostridium sp. DL-VIII, the following proteins share a genomic window:
- the rlmD gene encoding 23S rRNA (uracil(1939)-C(5))-methyltransferase RlmD — MLEKNKEYIVKIDSLGYEGEGVAKIDRYPVFIQGALTNETVKIRIVKVKKNYAYGKIIEIVERSDEREIPKCSNYEICGGCALMHSTYKGQLDFKYNRVKECIERIGGLKSDVVKYPIGMENPYRYRNKGIFSVGLVNNELSIGFFSEKTHEIIDMNACLLQDRESDEIIKIIREWMKTYSITAAKKDGVFFKQGLVRSIMVRKGYNTNEIMVVLITTDKEIPHKKELINKLETDVKNVKSIIQNVNTKNTGVVFGDKCVTLWGEDSISDYIGKYKFNISPLSFFQVNPVQTEILYNKALEYANLSGDEVVFDAYCGTGTITLFLAEKAKKVYGVEIVEQAIDNATINAKVNGIDNSEFLVGKSEEVIPELIDQGISPDVIVVDPPRKGCDTKLLEVIGKTKVKKIVYVSCDPGTLARDLKYLADMGYKVLEVQPVDMFPQTKHVETCVLLQRKTI, encoded by the coding sequence GTGTTAGAAAAAAATAAGGAATATATAGTGAAAATTGATTCTTTGGGGTATGAAGGAGAAGGAGTAGCTAAAATAGATAGATATCCTGTATTTATACAGGGAGCATTAACGAATGAAACTGTTAAGATAAGGATTGTTAAAGTTAAGAAAAATTATGCTTACGGAAAGATTATAGAGATAGTAGAACGATCTGATGAAAGAGAAATACCAAAATGCAGTAATTACGAAATTTGTGGCGGTTGTGCATTAATGCATTCTACTTATAAAGGACAGCTAGATTTCAAATATAATAGGGTTAAAGAATGTATAGAAAGAATAGGCGGGCTAAAAAGCGATGTAGTTAAGTATCCTATAGGCATGGAAAATCCATATAGATATAGGAATAAAGGTATATTTTCTGTTGGATTAGTGAACAATGAACTTTCTATAGGTTTTTTCAGTGAAAAAACTCATGAGATAATTGATATGAATGCTTGTCTTCTTCAAGATAGGGAAAGCGACGAAATAATAAAGATAATACGAGAATGGATGAAAACTTATTCCATAACAGCGGCAAAAAAGGATGGAGTATTTTTTAAGCAAGGATTAGTCAGAAGTATAATGGTTAGAAAAGGATATAATACAAATGAAATAATGGTTGTATTGATTACTACTGATAAAGAAATCCCTCATAAAAAAGAACTAATTAATAAGTTGGAAACAGATGTAAAAAATGTAAAGAGCATAATTCAAAATGTAAATACTAAAAATACTGGCGTGGTTTTTGGTGACAAATGCGTTACGTTGTGGGGAGAAGATTCTATATCTGATTACATAGGCAAATATAAATTTAACATATCACCTTTATCGTTCTTTCAAGTAAATCCAGTGCAGACAGAAATTCTTTACAATAAGGCTTTGGAATATGCTAATTTAAGTGGAGATGAAGTTGTATTCGATGCTTATTGTGGAACAGGTACAATAACATTATTTTTAGCTGAAAAAGCTAAAAAAGTATATGGTGTTGAAATAGTAGAGCAAGCAATTGATAATGCTACAATTAATGCAAAAGTTAATGGAATAGATAATTCAGAATTTCTTGTTGGGAAATCTGAAGAGGTAATTCCAGAGCTTATAGACCAGGGAATTAGTCCAGATGTTATAGTTGTCGATCCTCCAAGAAAAGGGTGTGATACTAAACTATTAGAGGTCATTGGAAAGACAAAGGTAAAAAAAATAGTTTATGTATCCTGTGATCCAGGGACTTTAGCAAGAGATTTAAAGTATTTAGCAGATATGGGATACAAAGTACTAGAAGTGCAGCCGGTGGATATGTTTCCTCAAACTAAACATGTGGAGACTTGCGTGTTGCTACAACGAAAAACTATATAG
- the pyk gene encoding pyruvate kinase: MRKTKMICTIGPASEDIEILEKVVLAGMNASRHNFSHGDHEEHGGRIAKVKELSKKLNREIAIILDTKGPEIRTGVFEPKKVELTKGAEFTVYAGDMSVIGDTTKCAVTYEGLANDVKPGNTILIDDGLVGLTVKSVEGNAIKCEVQNTGFVATHKGVNVPGVSIKLPALTEKDKEDLIFGCKVGVTMIAASFIRKAEDVKTIRKILDENGGERILICSKIENQEGVDNVDEILEVSDLLMVARGDMGVEIPIEQVPAVQKMMIKKCNEAGKPVITATQMLDSMMRNPRPTRAEVSDVANAILDGTDGIMLSGESANGDYPVEAVATMAKIAEETEKSLKYKVAVSQAKSHVPAIAGVISRAASNAANELEAAAVITSTQTGATAKRISQCRPECPIIAVTPDEVVARQLAFSWGVYAIVADKMVSTDELLEKSVEIAKNHEFVKSGDTVVIAAGVPVDQVGATNLLKVDVVK, encoded by the coding sequence ATGAGAAAAACTAAAATGATTTGTACTATTGGTCCAGCAAGTGAGGATATTGAAATATTAGAAAAAGTTGTGCTTGCAGGAATGAATGCCTCAAGACATAATTTTTCACATGGAGATCATGAAGAACACGGTGGAAGAATTGCAAAGGTTAAAGAATTATCAAAGAAATTAAATAGAGAAATTGCTATAATTCTTGATACTAAAGGACCAGAAATCAGAACAGGAGTATTTGAGCCAAAGAAAGTTGAATTAACTAAAGGCGCTGAATTCACAGTATATGCTGGAGATATGTCAGTAATTGGTGACACTACTAAATGTGCTGTTACTTATGAAGGTTTAGCAAATGACGTAAAACCAGGAAACACTATTTTAATAGATGATGGTTTAGTAGGATTAACTGTAAAATCAGTTGAAGGAAATGCTATAAAGTGTGAAGTTCAAAACACTGGATTTGTTGCAACTCATAAAGGAGTAAATGTACCTGGAGTTTCAATTAAATTACCAGCACTTACTGAAAAAGATAAAGAAGACTTAATCTTTGGATGTAAAGTTGGAGTTACTATGATTGCTGCTTCATTCATAAGAAAAGCAGAAGACGTTAAGACTATTAGAAAGATTCTTGATGAAAACGGCGGAGAAAGAATATTAATCTGTTCAAAGATCGAAAATCAAGAAGGTGTTGATAACGTAGATGAAATATTAGAAGTATCAGATCTTTTAATGGTTGCTAGAGGAGATATGGGAGTTGAAATTCCAATAGAACAAGTACCAGCAGTTCAAAAGATGATGATTAAGAAGTGTAATGAAGCTGGAAAACCAGTTATCACTGCAACTCAAATGTTAGATTCTATGATGAGAAACCCAAGACCAACAAGAGCAGAAGTTTCAGACGTTGCTAATGCTATTTTAGATGGTACTGATGGAATCATGTTATCAGGAGAAAGCGCTAATGGAGATTATCCAGTAGAAGCTGTAGCTACAATGGCTAAAATTGCTGAAGAAACTGAAAAATCTTTAAAATATAAAGTGGCAGTTTCTCAAGCTAAATCACACGTTCCAGCTATTGCAGGAGTTATTTCAAGAGCAGCTAGTAATGCAGCTAATGAATTAGAAGCAGCAGCTGTAATAACTTCAACTCAAACAGGAGCAACTGCAAAGAGAATTTCTCAATGTAGACCAGAATGTCCAATTATAGCTGTTACTCCAGATGAAGTAGTTGCTAGACAATTAGCATTCTCATGGGGTGTATATGCAATAGTTGCTGATAAGATGGTATCAACTGATGAATTATTAGAAAAATCAGTTGAAATAGCTAAAAACCACGAATTTGTTAAATCAGGAGATACTGTTGTAATAGCAGCAGGTGTACCTGTTGATCAAGTTGGAGCAACTAACTTATTAAAAGTTGATGTTGTTAAATAA
- the pfkA gene encoding 6-phosphofructokinase has translation MKKIAVLTSGGDAPGMNAAIRAVVRTALYNGIEVMGVQRGYSGLINGELFKMDRNSVSDIIQRGGTILRTARCPEFKNEEVRKKAAKILQAYGIEALVVIGGDGSFTGAKLLSKLGIKTIGLPGTIDNDLAYTDFTLGFDTALNTVVDAINKIRDTSTSHERVSIVEVMGRDCGDLSLYAGICGGAEAIIIPEMEFDRDELCKTILEGKNKGKMHNLIILAEGIGGAFELAKYVEEITGIETRATILGHIQRGGSPSATDRLLASRMGAKAIEVLLEGKTSRVIGIRNNQIIDQDIDEALDMESKFDKELYDVAQILS, from the coding sequence ATGAAAAAGATAGCTGTGTTAACAAGTGGTGGAGATGCACCAGGAATGAATGCTGCAATTAGAGCAGTAGTAAGAACTGCACTTTATAATGGAATTGAAGTTATGGGCGTGCAAAGAGGATATAGTGGATTAATCAATGGAGAATTATTTAAAATGGATAGAAACTCTGTATCTGATATAATCCAAAGAGGTGGAACTATCTTAAGAACTGCTAGATGTCCTGAATTCAAGAACGAAGAAGTTAGAAAAAAAGCTGCTAAAATACTACAAGCTTATGGAATAGAAGCGTTAGTAGTTATAGGTGGAGATGGATCATTTACAGGAGCAAAATTATTATCAAAGCTTGGAATAAAGACAATAGGTCTTCCAGGAACTATAGACAATGATTTAGCTTATACAGATTTTACTTTAGGTTTTGATACAGCATTAAATACTGTAGTAGATGCCATAAATAAAATTAGAGATACTTCAACTTCACATGAAAGAGTTTCAATTGTAGAAGTTATGGGAAGAGATTGCGGAGACTTATCTTTATATGCAGGTATTTGCGGTGGAGCAGAAGCAATCATAATTCCAGAAATGGAATTTGACAGAGACGAACTTTGTAAAACTATTTTAGAAGGAAAAAATAAAGGAAAGATGCATAACTTAATAATTCTTGCAGAAGGAATTGGTGGAGCATTTGAACTTGCAAAGTATGTTGAAGAAATAACAGGAATTGAAACAAGAGCAACAATCTTAGGTCATATTCAAAGAGGTGGAAGTCCTTCAGCTACAGATAGGCTTTTAGCTTCAAGAATGGGAGCAAAAGCTATAGAAGTATTATTAGAAGGAAAAACTTCAAGAGTAATAGGAATTAGAAATAATCAAATAATTGACCAAGATATAGATGAAGCTCTAGACATGGAAAGTAAATTTGATAAAGAGTTATATGATGTGGCTCAAATATTATCATAA